A DNA window from Candidatus Methanomethylicota archaeon contains the following coding sequences:
- a CDS encoding glycosyltransferase, translated as MFSVIVLSKNNGRTIGYTLLSLLRAKVPRGYSREIIVVDAKSSDNTPKILSAFGKFIKVVYDEGRGIGIARNIGVSSSRGDIICFVDADCVVSEDHFLRIISTFEGGADIVDVKGSLFSGGTIIEKMESLVWLKGRAYSEELTRNRCFAGGAFISFRREVFEKIGGFWEYPPYGGDDLDFSYRGYLAGFKIKVVDVPGTYSRPRRGVRELFKQQMGWGKGYAHIIAKYRHDMRFWKCYRWNHAIYRILNGVIFLYPILAALAAPLRGFIMAIRLRELHFLPYWVLRRWTFLLGILTELRRAFATQRVFV; from the coding sequence GTGTTTAGTGTGATCGTACTCTCGAAGAATAATGGGAGAACTATAGGTTATACGTTACTTAGTTTGTTAAGGGCTAAGGTTCCACGTGGATATAGTAGGGAAATAATTGTTGTGGATGCGAAGAGCAGTGATAATACGCCTAAGATCTTATCGGCTTTTGGAAAGTTTATTAAAGTGGTTTATGATGAGGGGAGGGGTATAGGAATAGCTAGGAATATTGGCGTATCTTCATCAAGGGGAGACATAATATGTTTTGTGGATGCCGATTGCGTTGTTAGTGAAGATCATTTCTTGCGCATTATAAGTACATTTGAAGGTGGAGCAGATATAGTCGATGTGAAAGGTTCATTATTTAGTGGGGGAACCATTATTGAGAAAATGGAGTCACTGGTGTGGCTTAAGGGTCGTGCTTACTCAGAAGAATTAACGCGAAATAGGTGTTTTGCCGGAGGAGCCTTTATATCATTTCGTAGAGAAGTGTTTGAAAAGATTGGTGGTTTTTGGGAATATCCACCATATGGAGGGGATGACTTAGACTTCAGTTATAGAGGTTATTTAGCTGGCTTTAAGATAAAGGTTGTTGATGTTCCAGGGACGTACAGTAGACCTAGGAGGGGGGTGCGAGAGCTTTTTAAGCAACAAATGGGCTGGGGGAAGGGGTACGCTCACATAATTGCCAAGTATAGGCATGATATGAGGTTCTGGAAATGTTATAGATGGAACCATGCTATTTATCGCATTCTCAACGGAGTAATATTCTTGTATCCAATATTAGCAGCATTAGCAGCTCCATTAAGGGGATTTATTATGGCTATACGTCTTCGCGAATTGCACTTCCTACCTTATTGGGTTTTACGTCGATGGACCTTTCTCCTTGGTATCTTAACAGAACTGCGGAGGGCATTTGCCACACAAAGGGTATTCGTTTGA